A single region of the Clostridia bacterium genome encodes:
- a CDS encoding S8/S53 family peptidase, giving the protein MKYLMLLFCLLSFSATAKTIKVAILDTGFDFKYKNRVKLCDSGHADLTKTSLRDTHGHGTNVAGLISKDLEKIDYCLVIIKFYAGSDHPMNGINFLKALKIVADSKPDIVNISAGGPVFSQIEKTIVHQILSNGTIMIAASGNNGINLNKNCNFYPACYYPEIIVIGNTNKNSNTGKVVDFYVNGNNVANFGERMTGSSQSAAIYTNRKIKELSLGKN; this is encoded by the coding sequence ATGAAATATTTAATGCTTTTATTTTGCCTATTAAGTTTCAGCGCAACAGCGAAAACCATTAAAGTTGCGATTTTAGATACTGGGTTTGATTTTAAATATAAAAACCGAGTAAAATTGTGTGATAGTGGTCATGCTGACCTAACAAAAACATCGCTGCGGGATACTCATGGTCACGGAACTAATGTTGCCGGATTAATTAGTAAAGATTTAGAAAAAATTGACTACTGTTTAGTGATTATTAAATTTTATGCCGGATCAGATCATCCAATGAATGGAATAAATTTTTTAAAAGCATTAAAAATTGTTGCAGATTCAAAACCAGACATTGTCAATATTAGCGCCGGTGGTCCTGTTTTTAGCCAAATTGAAAAAACAATTGTACATCAAATACTGTCTAATGGTACAATTATGATTGCAGCTTCTGGTAACAATGGAATAAATTTAAATAAAAATTGCAATTTCTATCCTGCATGCTATTATCCTGAGATTATTGTAATCGGTAATACCAATAAAAATAGCAATACTGGAAAAGTTGTTGATTTCTATGTAAATGGAAATAATGTTGCTAATTTTGGAGAAAGAATGACCGGATCAAGTCAATCTGCGGCAATTTATACGAATAGAAAAATAAAGGAGTTATCGCTTGGAAAAAATTAA